The Pseudomonas leptonychotis genomic sequence AATGTAGACTTTCTCGGAAAATCCGCCGCCTTCCCGCAAGGCCCGTGGTTGCTGGCTGGGCTACTGCAATGCCCGGTCAGCCTGATCCACTGCCTGAAAATCGACAACCGTTATCAAGTGATCATCGAACCCTTCGCCGAGCGCCTGCAATGGAAGCGTAGCGAACGTGATGAGGTGATCCGCCACTGGACCCAACGCTACGCCGACCAGCTGGCACAACGCTGCCTGGATGCGCCTCTGCAATGGTTCAATTTCTACCCGTTTTGGAATGAAGATGACGACACATCAGCCTGATCCCATCGTGTTTGGCGAACGCCCCTTGAGCATCGAGCAGGTTGTCGCCCTGGCCAGCCGCGGCGCCCCTTCTCAACTGCAAAGCGATGCCGCCTACCGCGAAAAAATCGCTAAAGGTGCGCGCTTCCTCGACAGCCTGCTGGACAAGGAGGGGGTGATCTACGGCGTCACCACCGGCTACGGCGACTCCTGCGTGGTGGCCGTACCACTGCATCAGGTCGAAGCGCTGCCGCGTCACCTTTACACCTTCCACGGCTGCGGCCTGGGTAAACTGCTGGATGAGCAAGCGACCCGCGCGGTCCTGGCGGCACGTTTGCAGTCGCTGTGTCAGGGCGTTTCCGGCGTGCGTGTGGAATTGCTCGAACGCCTGCAAGCCTTTATCGAATTTGATGTGCTGCCGTTGATCCCGGAAGAAGGCTCGGTCGGCGCCAGCGGCGACCTCACGCCGCTGTCCTACGTGGCCGCCACCCTCAGCGGTGAGCGCGAGGTGATGTTCAAAGGCGAACGCCGCAGCGCCGCCGACGTGCATGCCGCGCTTGGCTGGACGCCGCTGACCCTGCGCCCCAAAGAAGCCCTGGCGCTGATGAACGGCACCGCGGTGATGACCGCTTTGGCCTGCCAGGCTTATTCGCGCGCCGACTACCTGCTCAAGCTGGCCACGCGCATCACCGCACTCAATGTGGTGGCGCTGGAAGGCAACCCGGAACACTTCGACGAGCGCCTGTTCGCCGCTAAGCCGCATCCGGGGCAGATGCAAGTCGCCGCCTGGCTGCGTCAAGACCTGGCCATCGACGCACCGACCGCGCCGCTGCACCGCCTGCAAGACCGCTACTCGCTGCGCTGTGCACCGCACGTACTCGGCGTACTGGCCGACAGCCTGGGCCTGCTGCGCCAATTTATCGAGATCGAGCTGAACAGCGCCAACGACAACCCGCTGATCGACGCCGAGGCCGAGCGCGTGCTGCACGGCGGACACTTCTACGGCGGGCATATCGCCTTCGCCATGGACAGCCTGAAAAACCTGGTGGGCAACGTCGCCGACCTGCTCGACCGCCAGCTCGCCCTGCTGGTCGATACCCGCTACAACCATGGCCTACCGAGCAATCTGTCGGGTGCGCCGAGCGTCAGCGCCATGATCAACCACGGCTTCAAGGCTGTGCAGATCGGCACCAGCGCCTGGACCGCCGAGGCGCTGAAAAACACCATGCCGGCCAGCGTGTTCTCACGCTCCACCGAGTGCCACAACCAGGACAAAGTGAGCATGGGCACCATCGCCGCCCGCGACGCCCTACGCAGCCTGGAGCTGACCGAACAGGTCGCCGCCGCCACCCTGCTGGCCGCCAACCAGGGCGTGTGGCTACGCCAGCGCGACGGCAAAATCAACATCCCGGCGCCGGTCGCCGCCATGCGTGAACAGCTGGCCGTGGACTTCCACCCGGTGATCGAAGACCGCGCCCTGGAAGCCGAGCTACGCCTGTGTCTGGTGCGTATCCGCGACCAGCATTGGGGCCTTTATGCGTAGCAAGGGCGTATTGCAGACCGAAATCGAGCTGGTGGTGCCGTTCTTCGACGTCGACATGATGGACGTGGTCTGGCACGGCCATTACGTCAAATACTTCGAAGAGGCGCGCTGCGCCCTACTCGACAAACTCGGCCACAACTACCGACAAATGCGCGACGCCGGCTACGCCTGGCCGGTCATCGACCTGCAGGTGCGCTATATCCGTGGCGCGCAATTCGGCCAGCGCATCACCGTGCGCGCCGACCTGGTGGAGTGGGAAAACCGCCTGAAGATCAACTACCTGGTCAGCGACGCCGCTACAGGCGAGCGCATGACTCGCGGCAGCAGCGTGCAAGTAGCAGTGGAAATCGCCACCCGCGAGATGCAGTTTGTTTCACCCAAGGTGCTGACCGACGCCGTTGAAAAGGTGCTGGCGTGAACAATCTTTGGGCCGGATTAAGCCGTGCGCTCAGCACCGTAGGTTGGGTTGAGCGTCGCGATACCCAACGCGGTGCTGGCCTCGTAGTCTGGATGAAATCCGGGAAACGTTCTCCGGCCTTACCCCGCTCCCGGATTGCATCCGGGCTACAGCTGGCGTTTCTGCTGCTTCTGGCATCCGATGCTTATGCCTTCGACCTCGACCAGCTCAGCACCCAGCTGGCCAAGCCGGCCGTGGTGCGCGGTCCGCTGATTCAGGAAAAACACCTGCGCGCCTTGCCGCAGCCGCTGACCAGCCGTGGCCAGTTCGTTCTCAGCCGCGATCTCGGCCTGCTTTGGCAGCTGCAAAGCCCGCTCAAGCAGGATTACCGCATCGACAACCAGGGCATTGCCAAGCGCACGTCCAGTGGCTGGCAACAGCAGCCCGGACAGGATGTCGCGGCGCAACAGAGCCGGCTGTTTCTCGCCGTACTCAAGGGCGATCACAGTGGCCTGGCGCGGGATTTCGAGCTGCAATTGAGCGGCACATCTGAAGCCTGGCAGCTACGCCTGGTGCCGAACTCGGTGTTGCTCAAACAGATATTCAGCCGCATCCAGATCGACGGCGGCGCGCTGGTGCAGCGCATCGAGCTGCATGAAACCCAGGGCGACCACAGCGTGCTGCGCTTGCCTGAAAGCCAGGCCGGCGATGCTTTGAGCGAGCAGGAGCAACGCGACTTTGCGCAGTGAGCGCTGGCTGCCGCGTGGCTTTTTGCTGCTGCTCGTCGGCCTGCTGGCGCTTGCCGTCTGGCAGTGGCGTAACGGCCCGCCCGTAGCCGCCGATATGCTCGCGCTATTGCCCGCTGGCAGCGGCGACGCTCTGGTGCAACAGGCCGAGCAGCGTATGCAGGAGCCGCTCAACCGCGACCTGTTGCTACTGATCGGTCACCCGCAACGCGAGCAGGCGATTGCCCTCGCGCAGCAGGTGGGCGAGCAGTGGCGCGGCAGTGGGCGCTTCGCTCAGGTGCAGTGGAGCGTCGACAGCGACCTCGCGGCGCTGCGCGATTACCTGCGCAGCAACCGCCTGGCCCTGCTGCCGACAGCAGATCGCCAACTGTTGCTGGAACACCCGCAACAACTACTCGAACAACGCGCCGCCCAGCTGTTCGATACATTCGCCGGTTTCAGCCTGCTGCCCATCGAACAAGATTGGCTGGGCCTGGGCGTGCGTGCGCAGCAGGCGCTGAACCCCGGCAGCCGCATCCAGGCCGACCTGAGCAGCGGTGCACTGCTGCTAGAAGAGCCGGGCATGACCTGGGCCCTGCTACGCGCCAGCGCCCAGGGCAGCGCCTTTGATATGCAAGAACCGCCGCTGATTGCCGCGCAAGTCGCCGCTACCCGCGCGCAGATCGAAACCGCCGGCGGACAACTGCTAGCCGCCGGTGGCGTGCTATACGCCGCCGCTGGCCAGGCCAAAGCCACCCGCGAGATCAGCCTGATTGGCGGCGGCGCCACCCTCGGTACGTTGCTGCTCTTACTGCTGGCCTTCCGCCGCGTGCGCGTGCTGATCAGTCTGCTGCCGATTGGCATGGCGCTACTGGCTGGCTGCACCGCCTGCGTGCTGGTGTTCGGCCAGATCAACGCCCTGACTCTGGTGCTGGGCGCCAGCCTGGTCGGGGTCGCCGCCGACTACCCGCAACACTACTTGAGTAAAAGCTGGAGCAACGCCGAAGGCAGCGAAGGCTGGAGCAGCTGGGGCGCGCTGCGTGCCACCCTGCCGGGCCTGAGCCTGAGCCTGGGCACCAATCTGATCGGCTACCTGGCGCTGGCTTTTACTCCGTTTCCGGCGCTGACCCAGGTCGCCCTGTTCTCGGCCGCCGGATTGATCGCCGCCTACCTCTGCTCGGTGTGCCTGCTGCCAGCCTGGCTCAAGGGGCTGCGTCTACGCCCATCGCCCAGCCTGCTCAGCCTTAGCCAACGCTTGCTGACCAGTCGGGCACGCCTGTTAGGCAAAATAGGCAGCGCACCGCTACTAGCGCTGTTATTGCTGTTCTGCGCCGGCGGCCTGTGGCAGTTGCACAGCCAGAACGACCTGCGTCAATGGTTGGGTAAAGAGCCGCAATTGCTCGCCGAAGCTCAGCGCATCGCCGAGCTCACCGGCCAACAGCCCACCAGCCAGTTCTTCCTGGTGCGCGCCGCCAATATGCAGCAACTGCTGGAGCGTCAGGCGGCGCTAAGCCAGCGCCTCGATCAGGCGGTACAGAACGGCCAGTTACGCGACTACCGCGCCCTTAGCCAGCTGGTCGCACCCGACAGCCAATTGCAGGAGCTGCGCGCCGCACTGCGCGAACTGCCGCAGCACTGGCAACCCCTGCTCGACCTGGGCATTCCGCCAGCCGCGCTGCACAGCGAACTGCTGGCGCTCCAACAGAACAACCAGGCGAGCCTGGAGCAAGCCCTTGCCAGCCCCCTGGGTGAGGCCTGGCGACCGCTCTGGCTGGGGAACCATAGTGAAGACGGAGCCGAGAGCGTGGCCGGGTTGGTCAGCCTGCAAGGACTGAGCAACAGCACCCGCCTCAACCCGCTGGTCGAGGGCCTGCCAGGCGTACAGCTGGTCGATCGGATCAGCGAACTCAACGCGCTGTTTAGCGCCACCCAACTTAGCGCCGCTGAACTGAAACTGCTGTCCTCAATCGCCATCCTGTTATTGCTGTGCCTGCCATTCGGCCTCGGCGGCGCGCTGCGGGTGGTCTGCCTACCACTGCTGGCGGCGCTGGCGGCGCTGGCCTGCCTCGGTTGGCTGGGCCAGCCGCTAACGCTGTTCAGTTTGTTCGGCCTGCTGCTGATCACCGCCATCGGCGTCGATTACGCCATCCTCATGCGCGAGAACATCGGCGGGCCGGCCGTCAGCCTGCTCGGCACCCTGCTCTCGGCGCTGACCAGCTGGCTGTCGTTCGGCCTGCTGCTGATCAGCGATACACCAGCGATTGCCAACTTCGGCCTGGCGATCAGCCTCGGCCTGCTGTTTTGCTTTCTGCTCGCGCCTTGGGCCGGCACCCAGCAAGCCCGACATAACCAGGCGCAAACGACATGACCATCGCTCTGGCCTGGCTGGCGTTGCTCGCATTGTTTGCCCTGGCGACCTGGCTGGGTAAACACCTGCGCCTGATCCCGATTGTCAGCCAGTTGCTGCTGGCCACTTTGGGCCTGCCGTTGCTGATGCTGTGGACCACGCCGCTGGGTTTGGGCGCCCGCGAGCTGCTCGCACCGGTGTGGCTGGAGCCCTTGTATGGCGTGGCCTTCTGTCTGCTGCTGGGGCATATCCTCAGTGATGTGGTCGACCTGCAACTTGAACCCGGTAGCCTGCAGATCGCCCTGCCGAGCTTCTTCATCCCCTTCTTCTGCGGCCTGGCTTGCGCTTTCTGGCTGCTGCCGGCGCAGAGCGGCCTGGCCGATATCGCCGTGGGCTTGCTGTTTGCCCTAACCGCCATTCCGGTGCTGTTTCTCTACTTGCAACACCTCGGCTACCCAGCGGCCAAGATTCGCCAGTTGCTGCAAGCGGCCATCATCATGGATGTGCTGTGTTGGCTGATCTTCGGCCTGGCCCAGGGCAGCAGCGACCCGACCTCCTTGCTCTGGCCCCTGCTGGCCGCCGCCCTACCGCTGCTGTTGAAGCTGCTGCCGCTGCGTTCGGCGCGGCTCAATGGCAGCTGCTTTCTCATCCTGTTGCTGGTGATGCAGCAACTGCAGCTGAATGCCCTGGTGTTCGGCATCGCCTACCTGTTACTGCTCACGGCCCTGCGTTTGCCTTTGCGCTTGCCGCTACCCGCCGGATTACTGCGCTGGCTGCAAACCTGGCTGGCGGTGCCGCTGACTCTGGCCTTTGGCCTGCTGCAGATCGACTGGCACGACGCTTGGCTGGGGTATTCTGCCTGGCAGTTTGCAGCCCTGTTGCTACTCCCCATCATCAGCAAACTGGTCGGTAACTGGCTAGGGCTGAGCTGGGCCGCCGGACAACGCCACGCTTATGCCGGGCAGTGGCGCGAAAGCCTGTTGTTGAATACCCGCGGCCTGACTGAAATCATCTTTATCAATCTGCTGCTGCAACAGCAGATAATCAGCCCAGCACTGTATTTCGCCCTGATGCTGATGGGCCTGATTTCGACCCTGTTACCGGCCCTGGCCGGTGCTTACCCAAACGCCGTCACGCATGAGGCCAGAAGCCGCTATGAAGTCTCTTGAAGTCGAACAACGCCGAGTTGTAGTCATCGGCGCCGGGCCATCCGGGGCGATTGCCGCGGCGCTGCTCAAGCGCAACGGCCATGACGTGCTGGTACTGGAGCGCCAACGCTTCCCGCGCTTCTCAATTGGCGAGAGCCTGCTGTCGCACTGCCTGGACTTCGTCGAAGAAGCCGGGATGCTCGACGCGGTGCGTGCGGCAGGCTTTCAGACCAAACACGGCGCGGCCTTTGGCTGGGGCGAGCGTTATACCGAGTTCGATTTTCGCGACACCTTCACCAAAGGCCAAGGCTCGACCTATCAGGTGCTGCGCGCCGACTTCGACAAGCTGCTGGCCGACCAGGCCGAATTGCAGGGCGTGGAAATCCGCTATGAAGAAGAAATCTTCGCCGTCGACTTCAGCGCTGATTGCCCGCGCCTCAGCGTAAGGCGCTTGGCCGATGGCCATGAATATCAGGTCGAATGCGCCTTCGTCCTCGACGGCAGCGGGTATGGCCGCGTGCTGCCGCGCCTGCTCGATCTCGACTTGCCGTCCAACTTCCCAGTGCGCCAAGCGGTATTCACCCACGT encodes the following:
- a CDS encoding sodium:proton antiporter, which translates into the protein MTIALAWLALLALFALATWLGKHLRLIPIVSQLLLATLGLPLLMLWTTPLGLGARELLAPVWLEPLYGVAFCLLLGHILSDVVDLQLEPGSLQIALPSFFIPFFCGLACAFWLLPAQSGLADIAVGLLFALTAIPVLFLYLQHLGYPAAKIRQLLQAAIIMDVLCWLIFGLAQGSSDPTSLLWPLLAAALPLLLKLLPLRSARLNGSCFLILLLVMQQLQLNALVFGIAYLLLLTALRLPLRLPLPAGLLRWLQTWLAVPLTLAFGLLQIDWHDAWLGYSAWQFAALLLLPIISKLVGNWLGLSWAAGQRHAYAGQWRESLLLNTRGLTEIIFINLLLQQQIISPALYFALMLMGLISTLLPALAGAYPNAVTHEARSRYEVS
- a CDS encoding outer membrane lipoprotein carrier protein LolA — encoded protein: MKSGKRSPALPRSRIASGLQLAFLLLLASDAYAFDLDQLSTQLAKPAVVRGPLIQEKHLRALPQPLTSRGQFVLSRDLGLLWQLQSPLKQDYRIDNQGIAKRTSSGWQQQPGQDVAAQQSRLFLAVLKGDHSGLARDFELQLSGTSEAWQLRLVPNSVLLKQIFSRIQIDGGALVQRIELHETQGDHSVLRLPESQAGDALSEQEQRDFAQ
- a CDS encoding MMPL family transporter; this translates as MRSERWLPRGFLLLLVGLLALAVWQWRNGPPVAADMLALLPAGSGDALVQQAEQRMQEPLNRDLLLLIGHPQREQAIALAQQVGEQWRGSGRFAQVQWSVDSDLAALRDYLRSNRLALLPTADRQLLLEHPQQLLEQRAAQLFDTFAGFSLLPIEQDWLGLGVRAQQALNPGSRIQADLSSGALLLEEPGMTWALLRASAQGSAFDMQEPPLIAAQVAATRAQIETAGGQLLAAGGVLYAAAGQAKATREISLIGGGATLGTLLLLLLAFRRVRVLISLLPIGMALLAGCTACVLVFGQINALTLVLGASLVGVAADYPQHYLSKSWSNAEGSEGWSSWGALRATLPGLSLSLGTNLIGYLALAFTPFPALTQVALFSAAGLIAAYLCSVCLLPAWLKGLRLRPSPSLLSLSQRLLTSRARLLGKIGSAPLLALLLLFCAGGLWQLHSQNDLRQWLGKEPQLLAEAQRIAELTGQQPTSQFFLVRAANMQQLLERQAALSQRLDQAVQNGQLRDYRALSQLVAPDSQLQELRAALRELPQHWQPLLDLGIPPAALHSELLALQQNNQASLEQALASPLGEAWRPLWLGNHSEDGAESVAGLVSLQGLSNSTRLNPLVEGLPGVQLVDRISELNALFSATQLSAAELKLLSSIAILLLLCLPFGLGGALRVVCLPLLAALAALACLGWLGQPLTLFSLFGLLLITAIGVDYAILMRENIGGPAVSLLGTLLSALTSWLSFGLLLISDTPAIANFGLAISLGLLFCFLLAPWAGTQQARHNQAQTT
- a CDS encoding HAL/PAL/TAL family ammonia-lyase, whose translation is MTTHQPDPIVFGERPLSIEQVVALASRGAPSQLQSDAAYREKIAKGARFLDSLLDKEGVIYGVTTGYGDSCVVAVPLHQVEALPRHLYTFHGCGLGKLLDEQATRAVLAARLQSLCQGVSGVRVELLERLQAFIEFDVLPLIPEEGSVGASGDLTPLSYVAATLSGEREVMFKGERRSAADVHAALGWTPLTLRPKEALALMNGTAVMTALACQAYSRADYLLKLATRITALNVVALEGNPEHFDERLFAAKPHPGQMQVAAWLRQDLAIDAPTAPLHRLQDRYSLRCAPHVLGVLADSLGLLRQFIEIELNSANDNPLIDAEAERVLHGGHFYGGHIAFAMDSLKNLVGNVADLLDRQLALLVDTRYNHGLPSNLSGAPSVSAMINHGFKAVQIGTSAWTAEALKNTMPASVFSRSTECHNQDKVSMGTIAARDALRSLELTEQVAAATLLAANQGVWLRQRDGKINIPAPVAAMREQLAVDFHPVIEDRALEAELRLCLVRIRDQHWGLYA
- a CDS encoding acyl-CoA thioesterase; this encodes MRSKGVLQTEIELVVPFFDVDMMDVVWHGHYVKYFEEARCALLDKLGHNYRQMRDAGYAWPVIDLQVRYIRGAQFGQRITVRADLVEWENRLKINYLVSDAATGERMTRGSSVQVAVEIATREMQFVSPKVLTDAVEKVLA